The following proteins are encoded in a genomic region of Rattus rattus isolate New Zealand chromosome 2, Rrattus_CSIRO_v1, whole genome shotgun sequence:
- the LOC116894055 gene encoding olfactory receptor 51F2-like, with amino-acid sequence MSIFYNSTSPTFLLTGVPGLEWAHPWISIPFCCLYLTALSGNSLILFVVLTEPTLQEPMYYFLSMLSTTDIGLCISTIVTVLGIFWLNAREISFSACLSQMFFIHLFTFMESSVLLAMAFDRFIAISNPLRYAAILTHARIAQIGLAVITRATVILTPLVLLLKRLSFCRSHVLHHSYCFHPDVMKLSCSDTKINSAFGLTAIISTAGVDSIFILLSYVLIIRSVLSIASPGERKKAFGTCISHITAVAIFYIPLISLSFVHRFGKHAPPYVPTLIANVYLLIPPVMNPIIYSVKTKQIQRAILRLIYCKGPHV; translated from the coding sequence ATGTCAATCTTCTATAACTCCACCTCTCCTACTTTTCTCTTGACTGGTGTCCCTGGTTTGGAATGGGCTCATCCCTGGATCTCcatccccttctgctgcctctaTTTAACTGCACTATCTGGGAATTCTTTGATCCTGTTCGTAGTCCTTACTGAACCAACTCTCCAAGAGCCCATGTACTATTTCCTCTCTATGTTGTCCACCACTGACATTGGTCTCTGCATTTCTACAATCGTGACAGTGCTGGGAATATTCTGGCTCAATGCCCGGGAGATCAGCTTCAGCGCCTGCTTGTCACAGATGTTCTTCATCCACCTCTTCACATTCATGGAATCGTCAGTACTCCTGGCTATGGCCTTTGATCGTTTTATAGCCATCTCAAACCCCTTGAGATATGCTGCCATTCTAACTCACGCAAGGATTGCACAAATTGGTCTGGCAGTCATTACTAGAGCGACTGTCATTTTGACCCCACTAGTCCTGCTCCTTAAGCGCCTATCATTCTGCCGTAGCCATGTGCTCCATCACTCCTATTGCTTCCATCCTGATGTGATGAAGCTCTCATGCTCAGACACAAAGATCAACAGTGCTTTTGGACTAACTGCAATTATCTCTACTGCTGGAGTGGACTCTATCTTTATCCTGCTCTCCTATGTCCTGATCATCCGCTCTGTTCTCAGCATCGCGTCccctggggagagaaagaaggctttCGGCACCTGCATTTCTCATATCACTGCCGTGGCCATCTTCTACATCCCCTTGATCAGTCTGTCCTTTGTCCACAGGTTTGGAAAACACGCCCCGCCTTATGTGCCCACGCTCATTGCAAATGTGTACCTGCTCATCCCCCCTGTGATGAACCCCATCATCTACAGTGTGAAAACCAAGCAGATCCAGAGAGCTATTCTGAGACTTATATATTGTAAAGGACCTCATGTTTGA
- the LOC116894053 gene encoding olfactory receptor 51F2-like: MSTSENTTASSIVFLLTGVPGLEALHTWISIPFCFLYATALSGNSLILFAIISQPSLHEPMYYFLSMLSTTDLGLSISTMVTMLGIFWFNAREISFNACLSQMFFIQLFTVMESSVLLAMAYDRYVAITNPLRYASVLTDLKIVVIGVAIITRGTLIQTPLAVLLKRLSYCRSHVLHHSYCFHPDIMKLSCTDTRINSAVGLTALISTAGVDSVFIVLSYVLIIRTVLSIASPEERKKAFSTCISHIGAVAVFYIPLLSLSFVHRFGRRAPPYVHTLIANAYLLIPPVMNPIIYSVKTKQIWKAVLRVLSSSMAKS, encoded by the coding sequence ATGTCAACCTCAGAGAACACCACAGCTTCCTCCATCGTTTTCCTGCTCACTGGGGTGCCCGGGCTGGAAGCCTTGCACACCTGGATCTCCATTCCCTTCTGCTTTCTCTATGCAACGGCCCTGTCAGGGAACAGCCTGATTCTCTTCGCCATTATCTCTCAGCCCAGCCTCCACGAGCCCATGTATTACTTCCTCTCCATGCTGTCCACCACTGACCTTGGGCTCTCCATATCCACCATGGTCACCATGCTGGGGATATTCTGGTTCAATGCCAGGGAGATCAGCTTCAATGCCTGCTTGTCACAGATGTTCTTCATTCAACTCTTCACTGTCATGGAATCCTCAGTGTTGCTGGCTATGGcttatgatcgctatgtggccatcaCCAACCCTCTTAGGTATGCTTCAGTCTTAACTGACCTTAAAATAGTAGTAATTGGAGTAGCAATCATCACCCGTGGAACCCTAATCCAGACTCCCCTTGCAGTGCTTCTGAAAAGACTGTCCTACTGTAGAAGCCATGTGCTCCACCACTCCTACTGCTTCCACCCCGATATCATGAAGCTCTCGTGCACAGACACCAGGATCAACAGTGCAGTTGGGCTCACTGCCCTGATCTCCACTGCTGGAGTTGACTCTGTCTTCATTGTCCTTTCCTATGTCCTGATCATTAGAACTGTGCTCAGCATTGCTTCcccagaagagaggaagaaagcctTCAGCACGTGTATCTCCCATATTGGGGCTGTGGCTGTGTTCTATATTCCACTGCTCAGTCTGTCCTTTGTCCACAGATTTGGGAGACGAGCTCCACCATATGTGCATACTCTGATTGCCAACGCCTACCTGCTGATCCCTCCTGTCATGAACCCCATCATCTACAGTGTGAAGACCAAGCAGATCTGGAAGGCTGTGCTGAGAGTTCTCTCTTCCAGCATGGCAAAGAGCTAG
- the LOC116894054 gene encoding olfactory receptor 51F2-like — translation MSSFQNTTASSIVFLLTGVPGLEALHTWISIPFCFLYATALSGNSLILFAIISQPSLHEPMYYFLSMLSTTDLGLSISTMVTMLGIFWFNAREISFDACLSQMFFIQLFTVMESSVLLAMAFDRFVAISNPLRYASVLTDLKIAQIGIAIITRGTLILTPMVVLLKRLSYCRSHVLHHSYCFHPDVMKLSCTDTRINSAVGLTALISTAGVDSVFIVLSYVLIIRTVLSIASPEERKKAFSTCISHIGAVAVFYIPLISLSFVHRFGRRAPPYVHTLIANAYLLIPPVMNPIIYSVKTKQIRKAVLKVLRSSMAKS, via the coding sequence ATGTCATCCTTCCAGAACACCACAGCTTCCTCCATCGTTTTCCTGCTCACTGGGGTGCCCGGGCTGGAAGCCTTGCACACCTGGATCTCCATTCCCTTCTGCTTTCTCTATGCAACGGCCCTGTCAGGGAACAGCCTGATTCTCTTCGCCATTATCTCTCAGCCCAGCCTCCACGAGCCCATGTATTACTTCCTCTCCATGCTGTCCACCACTGACCTTGGGCTCTCCATATCCACCATGGTCACCATGCTGGGGATATTCTGGTTCAATGCCAGGGAGATCAGCTTCGATGCCTGCTTGTCACAGATGTTCTTCATTCAACTCTTCACTGTCATGGAATCCTCAGTGCTGTTGGCTATGGCTTTTGATCGTTTTGTGGCCATCTCCAACCCTCTTAGATATGCTTCGGTCTTAACTGACCTTAAAATAGCTCAGATCGGAATAGCAATTATTACCCGGGGTACACTGATACTGACTCCTATGGTTGTCCTTCTGAAAAGATTGTCCTACTGTAGAAGCCATGTGCTCCACCACTCCTACTGTTTTCACCCTGATGTCATGAAGCTCTCGTGCACAGACACCAGGATCAACAGTGCAGTTGGGCTCACTGCCCTGATCTCTACTGCTGGAGTTGACTCTGTCTTCATTGTCCTTTCCTATGTCCTGATCATTAGAACTGTCCTCAGCATTGCTTccccagaagaaaggaagaaagccttCAGCACGTGTATCTCACATATTGGGGCTGTGGCTGTGTTCtatattccattgatcagtcTGTCCTTTGTCCACAGATTTGGGAGACGAGCTCCACCATATGTCCATACTCTGATTGCCAATGCCTACCTGCTGATCCCTCCTGTCATGAACCCCATCATATACAGTGTGAAAACCAAGCAGATCAGGAAGGCTGTGCTGAAAGTTCTCCGTTCCAGCATGGCAAAGAGCTAG